The Streptomyces sp. NBC_01268 genome window below encodes:
- a CDS encoding tellurite resistance TerB family protein — protein MRAARKSSDRSRVLCGIRTSWNTIGDGEFFCEECGGDRNYRRRTGRRRFALLGVPLLPRGSAGPVVECAACHTHFGTDALTHPTTGRFSAMLRDAVHTVALAVLAAGGTTSRTAVDTAAAGVRAAGFTDCTALQLVDLVEALAADTGRFLPDISSGGAALAIELHEALEPLAPHLAAAGRESILLQGARIALADGPYSPAEREVLGTVGNALALCADDTARLLATARTTPL, from the coding sequence GTGCGGGCAGCGCGGAAGTCATCGGACCGGAGCAGGGTTCTCTGCGGTATCCGCACCTCGTGGAACACGATCGGCGACGGCGAGTTCTTCTGCGAGGAGTGCGGCGGGGACCGCAACTACCGCCGCCGCACCGGACGCCGCCGCTTCGCCCTCCTGGGCGTACCGCTGCTGCCCCGGGGCAGCGCGGGCCCCGTCGTCGAGTGCGCCGCCTGCCACACCCACTTCGGCACGGACGCGCTCACCCACCCGACGACCGGACGGTTCTCGGCGATGCTGCGCGACGCCGTCCACACCGTCGCCCTCGCCGTCCTCGCCGCCGGCGGCACCACCTCCCGCACCGCCGTCGACACCGCCGCCGCCGGAGTCCGGGCGGCCGGATTCACGGACTGCACGGCCCTCCAGCTCGTCGACCTCGTCGAGGCCCTCGCCGCCGACACCGGGCGCTTCCTCCCCGACATCAGCAGCGGGGGAGCGGCCCTCGCCATCGAACTCCACGAAGCCCTCGAACCCCTCGCCCCGCACCTGGCCGCCGCGGGCCGCGAATCGATCCTGCTCCAGGGCGCCCGCATCGCCCTCGCGGACGGCCCGTACAGCCCGGCGGAGCGCGAGGTCCTGGGTACGGTCGGCAACGCGCTCGCGCTGTGCGCGGACGACACCGCACGGCTGCTGGCCACGGCGCGCACTACGCCGCTGTAG
- a CDS encoding choice-of-anchor A family protein — translation MRTSAAVAAVLAVTGAALTWAPAASATTACETNPLGTAGRYAEFVEKDSVRHSDSEGAVAVGGDATFGDPKGPSGFSIGSRLGSGDLAALPGGHSLVVGGTLYANQVVLDKGTGIAGKVVDRSTKGSGFGVDGDKVKEGPSPIDFGKEFTSLRTLSAGWAAVEPNGTVGRSTDYQGLMLTGTDAKLNVFAVAAADLQKAGAISLKVPAGSSTLVNVLGGSYDMSTAPTYGVYLWDEAKGALVMDDYNAGSDAFKSVRSKLLWNFPQAESVKKNYTSWPGTIFAPNATVEMGGPGVGPGHVNGSVVAEKLLTVPGAETHQMNFTGCLPTGTTPGKPPVTPEQPKPTPTDVPGKPTTPATTPPASATPTPSESNPSTPASPTPSSTTSAGAPAPSPSSTPEGDLATTGSAFGPAAMGVAGAAVLLGGGFLAFAKLRKRAS, via the coding sequence ATGCGCACGTCCGCCGCCGTGGCCGCCGTCCTCGCCGTGACCGGTGCCGCCCTCACCTGGGCCCCCGCCGCCTCCGCCACCACCGCGTGCGAGACGAATCCGCTCGGCACCGCCGGCCGCTACGCCGAGTTCGTCGAGAAGGACTCCGTCCGCCACTCCGACTCCGAGGGCGCCGTCGCGGTCGGCGGCGACGCCACCTTCGGCGACCCCAAGGGGCCCTCCGGCTTCTCCATCGGCAGCCGCCTCGGCTCCGGCGACCTCGCCGCGCTCCCCGGCGGCCACAGCCTCGTCGTCGGCGGCACCCTCTACGCCAACCAGGTCGTCCTCGACAAGGGCACCGGCATCGCCGGCAAGGTCGTCGACCGCTCCACCAAGGGCTCCGGCTTCGGCGTCGACGGCGACAAGGTGAAGGAAGGACCCTCGCCGATCGACTTCGGCAAGGAGTTCACCTCCCTGCGCACCCTCTCCGCCGGCTGGGCCGCCGTCGAGCCCAACGGCACCGTCGGCCGCTCGACCGACTACCAGGGCCTCATGCTCACCGGCACCGACGCCAAGCTGAACGTCTTCGCCGTCGCCGCCGCCGACCTCCAGAAGGCCGGCGCGATATCCCTCAAGGTCCCGGCCGGCTCCTCCACGCTCGTCAACGTCCTCGGCGGCTCGTACGACATGAGCACCGCCCCCACCTACGGCGTCTACCTCTGGGACGAGGCCAAGGGCGCCCTGGTCATGGACGACTACAACGCGGGCAGCGACGCCTTCAAGAGCGTCCGCTCCAAGCTGCTGTGGAACTTCCCGCAGGCCGAGAGCGTCAAGAAGAACTACACCTCCTGGCCCGGCACGATCTTCGCGCCGAACGCCACCGTCGAGATGGGCGGCCCCGGCGTCGGCCCCGGCCACGTCAACGGCTCCGTCGTCGCCGAGAAGCTGCTCACCGTGCCCGGCGCCGAGACCCACCAGATGAACTTCACCGGCTGCCTGCCCACCGGCACCACCCCCGGCAAGCCCCCGGTCACCCCCGAGCAGCCCAAGCCCACCCCCACGGACGTCCCCGGCAAGCCGACCACCCCGGCCACCACCCCGCCGGCCTCGGCCACCCCCACCCCGTCGGAGTCGAACCCGTCGACCCCGGCCTCGCCGACCCCCTCCTCCACCACGTCGGCGGGCGCCCCCGCCCCGTCCCCCTCGTCCACCCCGGAGGGTGATCTCGCCACCACCGGCTCGGCCTTCGGACCGGCCGCGATGGGCGTCGCCGGAGCGGCCGTCCTCCTCGGCGGCGGCTTCCTGGCCTTCGCGAAGCTGCGCAAGCGCGCTTCCTGA
- the leuA gene encoding 2-isopropylmalate synthase gives MSQSPFVSRPTPVTTATHLQKPSGMPVHKYGRYEAVDIPDRTWPEQRITKAPRWLSTDLRDGNQALIDPMSPARKREMFDLLVRMGYKEIEVGFPSSGETDFAFVRSIIEEGAIPDDVTISVLTQAREDLIERTVESLKGAKRATVHLYNATAPTFRRVVFRGSKEDIKQIAVDGTRLVMEYAEKLLGPETTFGYQYSPEIFTDTELDFALDVCEAVCDVWQPGPGREIILNLPATVERSTPSTHADRFEWMSRNLTRREHVCLSVHPHNDRGTAVAAAELAIMAGADRIEGCLFGQGERTGNVDLVTLGMNLFSQGVDPQIDFSQIDEVRRTSEYCNQMEVHPRHPYAGDLVYTAFSGSHQDAIKKGFDAMEADAAAQGKTVDDIEWAVPYLPIDPKDVGRSYEAVIRVNSQSGKGGIAYVLKNDHKLDLPRRMQIEFSRIIQAKTDAEGGEVTPAQIWSVFQDEYLPNPDNAWGRIQLRSGQSTSDTDGTDTLKVEAVVDGAETVLTGSGNGPISAFFAALQAVGVDARLLDYQEHTMSEGASAQAASYIECAIDGKVLWGIGIDANTTRASLKAVVSAVNRSAR, from the coding sequence ATGTCCCAGTCTCCGTTCGTCAGCCGTCCGACCCCCGTCACCACCGCGACGCACCTGCAGAAGCCGTCCGGGATGCCCGTCCACAAGTACGGGCGGTACGAGGCCGTCGACATCCCTGACCGCACCTGGCCCGAGCAGCGCATCACCAAGGCTCCCCGCTGGCTCTCCACGGACCTGCGCGACGGCAACCAGGCCCTGATCGACCCGATGAGCCCGGCCCGCAAGCGCGAGATGTTCGACCTGCTGGTCCGTATGGGCTACAAGGAGATCGAGGTCGGCTTCCCGTCCTCCGGCGAGACGGACTTCGCCTTCGTCCGCTCGATCATCGAAGAGGGCGCGATCCCGGACGACGTCACCATCTCCGTACTGACCCAGGCCCGCGAGGACCTGATCGAGCGGACCGTGGAGTCCCTGAAGGGCGCCAAGCGCGCCACCGTCCACCTGTACAACGCCACCGCGCCCACCTTCCGCCGGGTCGTCTTCCGCGGCTCCAAGGAGGACATCAAGCAGATCGCGGTCGACGGCACCCGCCTGGTGATGGAGTACGCCGAGAAGCTGCTGGGCCCGGAGACCACCTTCGGCTACCAGTACAGCCCGGAGATCTTCACCGACACCGAGCTGGACTTCGCCCTGGACGTCTGCGAGGCGGTCTGCGACGTCTGGCAGCCCGGCCCCGGCCGCGAGATCATCCTCAACCTGCCCGCCACCGTGGAGCGTTCGACGCCCTCCACGCACGCGGACCGCTTCGAGTGGATGTCCCGCAACCTGACCCGTCGCGAGCACGTCTGCCTGTCCGTGCACCCGCACAACGACCGCGGCACCGCGGTGGCCGCGGCCGAGCTGGCGATCATGGCCGGCGCCGACCGCATCGAAGGCTGCCTGTTCGGCCAGGGCGAGCGCACCGGCAACGTCGACCTGGTGACCCTGGGCATGAACCTGTTCAGCCAGGGCGTCGACCCGCAGATCGACTTCTCGCAGATCGACGAGGTCCGCCGGACCTCCGAGTACTGCAACCAGATGGAGGTCCACCCGCGCCACCCCTACGCGGGCGACCTGGTCTACACCGCCTTCTCCGGCTCCCACCAGGACGCCATCAAGAAGGGCTTCGACGCCATGGAGGCCGACGCGGCCGCCCAGGGCAAGACCGTCGACGACATCGAGTGGGCGGTGCCGTACCTGCCGATCGACCCCAAGGACGTCGGCCGCTCCTACGAGGCCGTGATCCGGGTCAACTCGCAGTCCGGCAAGGGCGGCATCGCGTACGTCCTGAAGAACGACCACAAGCTGGACCTGCCCCGCCGGATGCAGATCGAGTTCTCGCGGATCATCCAGGCGAAGACCGACGCCGAGGGCGGCGAGGTCACCCCGGCGCAGATCTGGTCCGTCTTCCAGGACGAGTACCTGCCCAACCCGGACAACGCCTGGGGCCGCATCCAGCTGCGCTCCGGCCAGTCGACCTCCGACACGGACGGCACCGACACCCTGAAGGTCGAAGCGGTCGTCGACGGCGCCGAGACGGTCCTGACCGGATCCGGCAACGGTCCGATCTCCGCCTTCTTCGCCGCGCTGCAGGCGGTCGGCGTGGACGCCCGCCTGCTGGACTACCAGGAGCACACGATGAGCGAGGGCGCCTCCGCGCAGGCCGCCTCGTACATCGAGTGCGCCATCGACGGCAAGGTCCTGTGGGGCATCGGCATCGACGCCAACACCACCCGCGCCTCGCTGAAGGCGGTCGTCTCGGCGGTCAACCGCTCGGCCCGCTGA
- a CDS encoding M4 family metallopeptidase, producing the protein MTPHFCTIVPPHILEHLARSEDPAVAEAARRTLAVDAAQRTTRRLAPPAERTGTPGTVRRTIYDTGNSTELPGTKIRDEGGAATSDATANRAYAGLGATFDLFEKVYGHDSIDGAGMALLATVHYDEKYDNAFWNGEQMVFGDGDGELFLDFTIPVDVIGHELAHGVTQHSANLAYYGQSGALNESVSDVFGSLVKQYALGQSADQADWLIGAGLLGPAIDRGVALRSMKEPGTAYDDDVLGKDPQPATMDDYVRTHADNGGVHINSGIPNHAFYLVATALGGNAWERAGQIWYDTLTGGTLDQEATFKEFAAATVAAARARYGDGDELKAVTDAWSAVGVPTR; encoded by the coding sequence ATGACTCCCCACTTCTGCACGATCGTCCCGCCGCACATCCTGGAGCACCTGGCCCGGTCCGAGGACCCGGCCGTCGCCGAGGCCGCCCGGCGGACCCTCGCGGTCGACGCCGCGCAGCGCACCACCCGCAGGCTGGCCCCGCCCGCCGAGCGCACCGGGACGCCCGGCACCGTCCGGCGCACCATCTACGACACGGGGAACAGCACCGAGCTGCCAGGCACCAAGATCCGCGACGAGGGCGGGGCGGCGACCTCGGACGCCACCGCCAACCGGGCGTACGCGGGCCTCGGCGCCACCTTCGACCTCTTCGAGAAGGTCTACGGCCACGACTCGATCGACGGCGCCGGCATGGCGCTGCTCGCGACCGTCCACTACGACGAGAAGTACGACAACGCCTTCTGGAACGGCGAGCAGATGGTGTTCGGCGACGGTGACGGGGAGCTCTTCCTCGACTTCACCATCCCGGTCGACGTCATCGGCCACGAGCTCGCCCACGGCGTCACCCAGCACTCCGCGAACCTCGCCTACTACGGCCAGTCGGGCGCGCTCAACGAGTCCGTCTCCGACGTCTTCGGCTCGCTCGTGAAGCAGTACGCGCTGGGCCAGTCGGCCGACCAGGCCGACTGGCTCATCGGCGCCGGCCTGCTCGGGCCGGCCATCGACCGGGGCGTGGCCCTGCGCTCCATGAAGGAGCCGGGCACGGCGTACGACGACGACGTCCTCGGCAAGGACCCGCAGCCCGCGACGATGGACGACTACGTCCGTACCCACGCGGACAACGGCGGCGTCCACATCAACTCGGGCATCCCCAACCACGCCTTCTACCTGGTCGCCACCGCCCTCGGCGGCAACGCGTGGGAGCGGGCCGGGCAGATCTGGTACGACACCCTGACCGGCGGCACGCTGGACCAGGAGGCCACGTTCAAGGAGTTCGCGGCGGCCACGGTCGCGGCGGCGAGGGCCCGCTACGGCGACGGCGACGAGCTCAAGGCCGTCACCGACGCCTGGTCGGCGGTCGGCGTGCCGACCCGTTGA
- a CDS encoding protealysin inhibitor emfourin, which produces MKIRVVRTGGFAGIEKSAEVETDGRPDHERLQALAREALDAPPPPETRGVPDGFGYEITIDGKTVKWADPHLTEEQRELIQLVLKEGA; this is translated from the coding sequence ATGAAGATTCGTGTCGTACGCACAGGGGGCTTCGCGGGGATCGAGAAGTCGGCGGAGGTGGAGACCGACGGCCGGCCCGATCACGAGCGGCTGCAGGCGCTGGCCCGCGAGGCCCTCGACGCGCCGCCGCCGCCGGAGACCCGCGGGGTCCCGGACGGCTTCGGCTACGAGATCACGATCGACGGCAAGACGGTGAAGTGGGCGGACCCCCACCTCACCGAGGAGCAGCGCGAGCTGATCCAGCTGGTTCTGAAGGAAGGCGCCTAG